A region from the Coffea eugenioides isolate CCC68of chromosome 9, Ceug_1.0, whole genome shotgun sequence genome encodes:
- the LOC113782994 gene encoding beta-hexosaminidase 1, with protein sequence MPSKRPTLFFLLFPFLLSISRSFPTPVNSSRTLSLHKSKLHFDDQSLTLLWPLPAQYTFGNQTLTVDPNLSLVLSGNGGASGIVKEAVQRYKDLIFKHSSKVPSTSGVVYDIQKLSIIVQSDNEELQLGVDESYSLLVGKNDEHSIIGEATIEANSVYGALRGLETLSQLCVFDYGAKTVLVSKAPWFIQDKPRFEYRGLSLDTSRHYYPIDVIKQVIESMSYAKLNVLHWHIIDEESFPLEVPRYPKLWKGAYSKWERYTVEDAQEIVSYAKMRGINVMAEVDVPGHAESWGKGYPDLWPSPSCTEPLDISKNFTFDVISGILAGMREIFPFKFFHLGGDEVNTDCWKSTPHVKQWLQDHNMTVKDGYQYFVLKAQEIALSLNWTPVNWEETFNTFPSKLNPQTVVHNWLGPGVCPKAVAKGFRCIFSNQGVWYLDHLDVPWNETYYAEPLEGIKDASEQRLVLGGEVCMWSETADTSDVQQTIWPRAAAAAERLWSDREATSAPDTKSSALNRLEYFRCLLNRRGVAAAPVRNQYARRPPIGAGSCYDQ encoded by the exons ATGCCCTCAAAACGCCCAACTCTCTTTTTCTTGCTCTTCCCTTTCCTCCTGTCCATCTCTCGATCGTTCCCAACTCCGGTCAATTCTTCTCGAACTCTGTCACTTCACAAGTCAAAGCTCCACTTCGATGATCAATCCCTCACTTTGCTctggcccttgccggctcaatACACTTTCGGCAATCAAACCCTCACCGTCGATCCCAATCTCTCGCTTGTGCTTAGCGGCAATGGCGGCGCTTCTGGTATCGTTAAAGAAGCTGTTCAGAGATATAAAGATCTCATCTTTAAGCATTCTTCCAAAGTACCCAGCACTTCTGGAGTTGTCTATGATATTCAGAAGCTTAGCATTATTGTTCAGTCCGACAATGAAGAG CTGCAACTTGGAGTAGATGAGAGCTATTCGTTGTTGGTGGGAAAGAATGACGAACATTCGATTATCGGGGAAGCCACCATTGAG GCTAATTCTGTGTATGGCGCACTACGTGGGTTGGAG ACATTGAGCCAACTGTGTGTATTTGATTATGGAGCTAAAACTGTGCTAGTGTCCAAAGCACCATGGTTCATTCAAGACAAGCCAAGGTTCGAGTATCGTGGGCTTTCGCTTG ATACTTCAAGACACTATTATCCCATTGATGTTATCAAGCAAGTCATTGAATCAATGTCCTATGCTAAACTT AATGTCCTTCACTGGCACATCATAGATGAAGAGTCCTTTCCTCTGGAAGTGCCTAGATACCCAAAGTTGTGGAAAGGGGCATATTCCAAATGGGAACGCTATACGGTTGAGGATGCCCAAGAAATTGTTag CTATGCGAAAATGAGAG GTATCAATGTCATGGCAGAAGTTGACGTCCCTGGTCATGCAGAGTCATG GGGTAAAGGTTATCCTGATCTCTGGCCTTCGCCCTCTTGCACAGAGCCCCTGGACATTTCTAAAAACTTTACCTTTGATGTGATTTCTGGCATCCTTGCAG GCATGAGGGAAATCTTTCCATTCAAGTTCTTCCACTTAGGTGGTGATGAGGTAAATACAG ATTGTTGGAAATCTACTCCACATGTGAAGCAATG GCTGCAAGATCATAATATGACTGTTAAAGATGGATATCAATATTTTGTGCTCAAAGCTCAAGAAATAGCCTTGTCACTTAATTGGACCCCTGTCAACTG GGAGGAGACCTTCAACACATTTCCATCTAAACTCAACCCTCAAACTGTGGTGCATAACTG GTTGGGTCCTGGTGTATGCCCAAAGGCTGTTGCAAAGGGTTTTAGATGCATTTTTAGCAATCAAGGTGTCTGGTACCTAGACCACTTAGACGTGCCATGGAATGAGACCTACTATGCTGAGCCACTGGAAGGAATAAAAGATGCCTCTGAACAAAGACTTGTGCTTGGAGGAGAAGTATGCATGTGGAGTGAAACAGCTGATACCTCTGATGTTCAACAAACAATATGGCCTCGAGCTGCAGCAGCAGCAG agCGCTTGTGGAGTGACAGGGAGGCAACATCTGCACCAGATACTAAGTCAAGTGCATTGAATAG